A single window of Nicotiana tomentosiformis chromosome 1, ASM39032v3, whole genome shotgun sequence DNA harbors:
- the LOC104090264 gene encoding sphingoid long-chain bases kinase 1, which translates to MQKSGNLAKNNSLRLTTQQSLRRLGLCSQITTAGQHSSPVVFPEKRSKGRSSIRGELSLSNNDPKKEKNEEHRIDIGDEQSDLLGYEVFSGKLVLDKGKANKNSELEASKEVTSQDAVEAKLTSKAMVWGPDMLRLEDVISVSYCPGLRHFTIHSYPLRRGFLKTRRSQKDFRFLASSSEEALQWVNAFADQQCYVNILPHPLASSKKQASDLVTNEFPLESYVRCKNPPRMLVILNPRSGRGRSSKVFHDKVEPIFKLAGFKLEVVKTTSAGHAKKLASTVDFSTCPDGIICVGGDGIVNEVLNGLLSRDNQKEAISIPIGIIPAGSDNSLVWTVLGVRDPVSAAIAIVKGGLTATDVFAVEWVQSGRIHFGTTVTYFGFVSDVLELSEKYQKRFGPLRYFVAGFLKFMCLPKYSFEVEYLPAQKEATGEGKGLVEREVIDMSELYTDIMRRSSKEGLPRASSLSSIDSIMTPSRMSAADLDTTCSSTEPSEYVRAIDAKSKRLSAGRSGNTTYEPEVIHPQLPLSATPNWPRTRSKSRTDKGWSGLTATNDPTRSSWANTTTNDKEDISSTMSDPGPIWETEPRWDTEPHWNMENPIELPGPADETEDAVRKDIVQKSAEEWVTTKGQFLGVLVCNHSCKTVQSLSSQVVAPKAEPDDNTLDLLLVHGSGRLKLIRFFLRLQMGRHLSLPYVEYVKVKAVKIKPGKHSHSSCGIDGELFPVNEQVISSLLPEQCRLIGRAPGNCK; encoded by the exons ATGCAGAAGAGCGGGAATCTTGCTAAAAATAATTCTTTGAGACTTACAACTCAGCAGTCTCTTCGACGTCTAGGGTTGTGTTCCCAGATTACAACAGCAGGGCAGCATTCATCTCCGGTTGTTTTCCCTGAAAAACGAAGTAAAGGAAGAAGTTCGATACGTGGAGAACTTAGTCTGAGTAATAATGACCCTAAGAAAGAGAAAAATGAGGAGCACAGGATTGACATCGGGGATGAGCAGTCTGACCTGCTCGGATATGAAGTGTTTTCTGGAAAGCTGGTTTTAGACAAGGGGAAGGCAAATAAAAATTCTGAGTTAGAAGCCTCAAAGGAGGTTACTAGCCAGGATGCTGTTGAAGCCAAACTTACTAGCAAGGCTATGGTTTGGGGTCCTGATATGCTGCGTCTGGAAGATGTTATTTCG GTATCATACTGTCCTGGACTCCGACATTTCACCATCCATTCATATCCCCTTAGAAGAGGTTTTTTAAAAACTCGAAGAAGCCAGAAGGATTTTCGCTTCTTAGCTTCTTCATCAGAGGAAGCACTTCAATGGGTAAATGCATTTGCCGATCAACAGTGTTATGTGAATATATTGCCTCACCCTCTGGCTTCATCAAAGAAGCAGGCTTCTGATTTGGTTACTAATGAATTTCCTCTCGAGTCATATGTACGATGTAAAAATCCTCCTAGAATGCTTGTCATTTTAAACCCAAGGTCTGGCCGTGGTCGTTCAAGTAAAGTATTCCATGACAAGGTTGAACCTATATTCAAG CTTGCTGGGTTTAAGTTGGAAGTAGTCAAAACCACATCTGCAGGTCATGCCAAGAAACTTGCAAGCACGGTTGACTTCAGCACATGTCCTGATG GCATTATATGTGTAGGAGGCGATGGCATAGTGAATGAG GTTTTAAACGGGCTACTCAGTAGGGATAACCAGAAAGAAGCAATTTCAATTCCAATTGGAATCATTCCTGCTGGTTCTGATAATTCTCTGGTCTGGACTGTGCTTGGAGTTAGAGATCCCGTGTCCGCTGCCATAGCAATTGTCAAG GGAGGGCTTACAGCTACAGATGTTTTTGCTGTCGAGTGGGTTCAAAGTGGTAGAATTCACTTTGGGACGACTGTCACCTACTTTGGCTTTGTAAGCGATG TGCTGGAACTATCTGAGAAATACCAGAAGCGGTTTGGTCCATTGCGCTACTTTGTCGCTGGTTTCCTCAAATTCATGTGCTTACCGAAGTACAGTTTTGAAGTGGAATATCTTCCAGCGCAGAAAGAAGCAACTGGAGAAGGAAAAGGTTTGGTTGAGAGGGAAGTCATTGATATGTCTGAATTGTACACAGACATCATGAGGAGATCAAGCAAGGAAGGGCTTCCCAGAGCCTCTAGCTTATCAAGTATTGATTCTATAATGACCCCAAGTAGAATGTCCGCAGCAGACTTGGATACTACATGCAGTAGCACTGAGCCATCAGAATATGTGCGGGCCATTGATGCAAAATCCAAACGTTTATCTGCCGGACGGAGTGGCAATACAACTTATGAACCGGAAGTTATCCATCCTCAGCTTCCACTTTCAGCAACCCCGAATTGGCCCAGGACTAGGTCCAAATCAAGAACAGATAAAGGATGGAGTGGGTTGACTGCTACAAATGACCCCACTAGATCTTCTTGGGCAAATACAACTACAAATGATAAAGAGGATATCTCATCAACGATGTCAGACCCTGGCCCAATTTGGGAGACGGAACCAAGATGGGACACAGAACCTCATTGGAATATGGAAAATCCTATTGAATTGCCTGGACCAGCAGATGAAACTGAAGATGCTGTGCGGAAGGATATTGTTCAGAAGTCTGCAGAAGAATGGGTGACTACCAAAGGTCAATTTCTTGGTGTCCTGGTATGCAACCATTCATGCAAAACTGTTCAAAGCTTAAGTTCACAGGTTGTGGCCCCAAAAGCAGAGCCTGATGATAACACGTTAGATCTGTTGTTGGTCCATGGAAGTGGAAGACTGAAGCTTATCAGGTTCTTCTTGCGTCTGCAAATGGGCCGACATCTTTCCCTCCCATACGTTGAATATGTCAAG GTTAAAGCAGTAAAGATTAAGCCCGGAAAGCACTCACACAGTAGCTGTGGTATCGATGGTGAACTTTTCCCAGTAAATGAGCAAGTGATTTCGTCCTTGCTTCCAGAACAGTGCAGGCTTATTGGTCGTGCCCCAGGTAATTGCAAGTGA